In Podospora pseudocomata strain CBS 415.72m chromosome 4, whole genome shotgun sequence, the genomic stretch ACTTGAAGAGTGGGTAGGATCAGAAGCTTGGTTGAATATCATCTAACAGTCAAATAGAGGAATGATAGCTAttttcaccctcctcgccaccatTCTTGCCCTCCATAAAAGACACGGAGATATCTGAACTTGGACCCAGCATATACAGTGTTTTGCTTGATATATATCTAAGTAGATGGGTGTTGGATGTTGTTCGCGGATCTAATGTTTCCTAAATACACCTTTCatgtcacacggcaaaagccactCACCTGCAACCacgaccaacaacactgtcgataccaccgcaaggaggggtaactgcaagtTGTGAACCAGTggtcaaagtgaggcagacaatctgaaggcatggcggttatcaaaggaagcccactggcccctaagatattgaggaacttggcagcggaCTGAGGCCACTAGGCACGGACCACCTAACGATGGATTAATACGCGTCTTTGTGatctgtttgtattcctagaccttcttcttcctcatcacgctcttcgaggccattgaagattattagactgaattgaaccatgaagttccaagccctgatattacagcccttgtcacattTCATCACATAATTCCCTACCTCAAGAGGTGTATGAGAATGCGGTGTGAATCAGAGTAATCAGTGAGATAAAATCGTTTGGTTCACTTGTAAGCTGAGCCTCTGACCTACAATAAGACGAAAGCACTTCTGCCTGAGACACGACAATTCTCGTACTGACATGCCTTGAAGGGTTGCAAGCCCTaggtttttttctttcttcattAATATTCAAGGTCAGGTTCTAGAAATTAAAGACTGGAGTCTTGAATATCAAAAGCTCGGATTTCTAGATATTAAAAGCTACTTTAAGAGCCTATATCAGCTAAGAAGGAGACAGTATAAATTAAGCCTATATTCCAAAACGCCAAACTATCACTTGGTATTCCTCTAAGCCACGCCGTGTACTGTGTAAAGCCAAAAAGTTCTATCATGATCTCATAATTTCATTCCACTGCTTGTTGGCCGTGTTGAATCTCTAGCCACAATCTATGATGGAGGTTCGTGTACAGGAGGCGGTGGCCAGATTCCCAGAGGCTCATTTTCCACAGAGACGACAATCGACGGTGAGTTGAAACCGCTTGGTTGAATAGTGAGGGACGATCCAGGCTTCGCTGATGGAGACGTCGTGTCGGCATCGTCGTTGTGGCGAGGGCCGGAGTCGTGAGAAGCTCTGTGGGAGGTTCCGTAGTTAAGATCCGGCCTGGACGGGCCTCCTGGCGAAATCTGCAACGATACAGGGTTTGGCGACAGAGCCCTCGATGACGAGGGCGGGCTGGGCTTTGTGAAACCCGTGACACTCCCTGTGAAACTGTTTGCTCTTGAGCGTCGACGTCCGCGCTCATCGTCTTCTGGACGAGCCATGTTGTATCTATCCTTAAGGTGCCTCAGATTCCGGTTCCgaacttcttctcctggcgTCGTTGGATATTTGCTCGCCGCAACATCCTGGAACTCCGAATCGTCGAAGCTCTTGAGATCCGCGGTGCCGAGTATGTGACCGATGGCGCTCAGTCCTTTTGCTATCTTGCTCCGGCCCGCATCGGGACGACGGGGTCCGTCCGATTTGTCTTCGCTGATACGCCTGGGTCCCGAATGGCTGATGCCAAGTCCAATTTGTGCATCAAACTCGTCATGATGGTGCGAGCAGTTGCAATGAGCTGGGGTAGGGCTCGCTGCAGCAACCATGTCTTCTGCCAGTAGCATATAAAGCGAACCACAGGCAGCAAAGGCTGATGCCACAATCGGCGCCCATTGACCTGGCCAGAAATGTTAGTAATAAGACCGGTGAATTGGAATGGACAGTGGATGGAATAACGACTACATACCAACGTTGGCCATGGGTTCTGTTTGCCAATTGACTGGGCCGCTCCAAAAATTCAACTCCCCCACGACAAGAATTGCAATGACAGCTGCTCCGAACACCGGAATTTCCACGACGCTTAGAAACCCCCTGATGATATTATTGACCTTATTCATCCTCTCAGGGGTAGCGCCGTTGGTTCCCGTTTCTGGCTGATCCAGATATGTCTCTCCAAACCGCTCTTGCCAGTTCACTTTAAGTATCTTGTCCCACATCGACACCATCGAAAGGATGGCAGGAATGCAACAGGCGGCGCAGAATAGCGTGGCGGTGCCAAACGTCATGATGAAAGGCTCGGGAATAACATATATCTCGTCTGCCGAACCTTGTCGCATCGGTGAAAAGGGCCCGTCTTCAACAGAGCATACCAAACCGCATAAACTTTCGCCGTAAATAAAAAGTGACTCGTCGGTATCACACGGCACCGCCTCGGTCCGAAAGAACTCAACAGTCAAAGCCAACAGGCCAACGAGGATGATGCCTGCCCAAAGGAATATGGTATTCCGACCAGGGTTGTTGAAATATGTAGTTGACAGTCTAACCGTGATGGGGGCTGTTAGAATGCCAATAGAGCAGAACTGGAAAGCGCCATATATGTCCATATCAACGGCGTTGGGAACATGCAACGCCGCCAAAGCTACTCCGTGGACTGCAGCAACGGCGGGGAAGATCAAGGCTGCGGCCAAGCAAGCGTTTCGAAGCCATTCCGTCTTCCTAGCAAGCACACAAGCTGCAACAAGAACATAGTATCTGAAAGGAGATGTAAGTGTTAGCACGGTATTCT encodes the following:
- a CDS encoding hypothetical protein (EggNog:ENOG503NVYW); this translates as MPALPPLSRAYDLVARNSTADVVLPALAAAVNTPTKVVCSWPVSGQYGPGSRVLYYVLVAACVLARKTEWLRNACLAAALIFPAVAAVHGVALAALHVPNAVDMDIYGAFQFCSIGILTAPITVRLSTTYFNNPGRNTIFLWAGIILVGLLALTVEFFRTEAVPCDTDESLFIYGESLCGLVCSVEDGPFSPMRQGSADEIYVIPEPFIMTFGTATLFCAACCIPAILSMVSMWDKILKVNWQERFGETYLDQPETGTNGATPERMNKVNNIIRGFLSVVEIPVFGAAVIAILVVGELNFWSGPVNWQTEPMANVGQWAPIVASAFAACGSLYMLLAEDMVAAASPTPAHCNCSHHHDEFDAQIGLGISHSGPRRISEDKSDGPRRPDAGRSKIAKGLSAIGHILGTADLKSFDDSEFQDVAASKYPTTPGEEVRNRNLRHLKDRYNMARPEDDERGRRRSRANSFTGSVTGFTKPSPPSSSRALSPNPVSLQISPGGPSRPDLNYGTSHRASHDSGPRHNDDADTTSPSAKPGSSLTIQPSGFNSPSIVVSVENEPLGIWPPPPVHEPPS